Proteins from a genomic interval of Cupriavidus sp. WKF15:
- a CDS encoding PadR family transcriptional regulator, whose protein sequence is MKRQFLGLLARVYVLQFAMEVPATVAMLAEMLMEYGFQVDIGTVRPLLRALQMEGYLQSVLRDGIGRVYLLTEQGREELRASRERIDDLYRRLHSPGAEAVGNPSTTQA, encoded by the coding sequence ATGAAACGACAGTTCCTGGGCTTGCTCGCCCGCGTTTACGTCCTGCAGTTCGCCATGGAAGTCCCGGCTACCGTGGCCATGCTTGCAGAAATGTTGATGGAATATGGCTTCCAGGTCGATATCGGCACGGTGCGGCCGCTGCTGCGGGCCTTGCAGATGGAAGGCTACCTGCAGAGTGTGCTGCGCGACGGCATCGGCCGCGTCTACCTGCTCACCGAGCAGGGCCGCGAAGAATTGCGCGCCAGCCGTGAACGCATCGACGACCTCTACCGTCGACTGCACTCGCCCGGCGCGGAAGCCGTCGGCAATCCCTCTACGACTCAGGCCTGA